In one Rhopalosiphum padi isolate XX-2018 chromosome 3, ASM2088224v1, whole genome shotgun sequence genomic region, the following are encoded:
- the LOC132925981 gene encoding piggyBac transposable element-derived protein 4-like, whose product MANNSKKAIEEFLDESFEDESDISNMYDSDADPEYRPGENNTNINFAGPSQSLQLTSADDPSADESFSESSSDSSDDEPVDNSNLRVNNYLDIPDFGFNSDSIGIKLEINESAHNNPIEIFKQIWTDEITEIFVSSIDKYGENMSLQCRPHNKGSRSTHFKPTTSEEVQHFLAVCLLGGSIKFSVVRDMFSNNPLYYHPIAGHIMSGRRFEKLCRCFSVEYANDTNPLVGPMKKLYPVFDMLIQNFQKSYFPDENLSMDESLLLHRGRLVWRQHIKGKKAKYGIKFYELCTHDGYVLNVDMYKEKKTHTTGTLRSNRRGNPKEVTTKKLKRGDHIWRRNKNVYVSKWKDKRDVLCLTTKNHPKIIPSKNKYGILKNKPAEIVDYNNCMSGIDRSDQMVSYYSSPRKSARWYKKVLYHMLDITTWNSYFIYKKHFNTNLSFKQFRDQLIKNLIGLPMQTTATDLFKIKKTKIQAPENNHYAEKIPIPQNYKRLTYFKNCIQCYKTKIRKQTSFQCKVCGKPLCPGRCFEEWHNYNQ is encoded by the exons atggctaataattctaaaaaagcTATTGAAGAGTTTTTAGATGAAAGTTTTGAAGATGAATCAGACATATCGAATATGTATGATTCTGATGCCGACCCGGAATATCGACCAGGTgagaataatactaatattaattttgctgGGCCATCACAAAGCTTACAATTAACAAGTGCAGACGATCCATCAGCCGATGAATCGTTTTCCGAAAGCTCAAGTGATAGCAGCGATGATGAACCTGttgataatagtaatttaaggGTGAACAATTATTTAGACATTCCAGACTTTGGTTTTAATAGTGATTCGATAGGAATAAAActagaaattaatgaaagtgcTCATAATAAtccaattgaaatttttaaacaaatttggaCCGACgaaataactgaaatatttgTATCTTCTATTGATAAATATGGTGAAAATATGAGTCTCCAATGTCGTCCTCACAATAAAGGAAGTAGATCTACGCATTTTAAGCCAACAACCTCTGAAGAAGTACAACATTTTTTGGCAGTGTGTTTGCTTGGAGGTTCCATCAAATTTTCGGTTGTTAGAGACATGTTCTCTAATAACCCATTATATTATCATCCTATTGCTGGTCACATTATGTCAGGACGGAGATTTGAGAAATTATGTAGATGTTTTAGTGTAGAATATGCAAATGATACGAATCCATTGGTAGGCCCCATGAAAAAACTTTATCCAGTATTTGACATGTTAATTCAAAACTTTCAAAAGTCATATTTTCCCGATGAAAATCTATCAATGGATGAGTCATTGTTATTACATCGAGGTAGATTGGTATGGCGTCAAcatataaaaggaaaaaaagctaaatatggtataaaattcTATGAACTATGTACTCATGATGGTTACGTTTTGAATGTCGATATGTACAAAG aaaaaaaaacccacACAACTGGTACTCTGAGGTCCAATCGCAGAGGAAACCCAAAGGAAGTAACCACTAAAAAATTGAAACGTGGTGATCATATTTGGAGACGCAACAAAAATGTTTACGTATCCAAATGGAAAGACAAACGCgatgttttatgtttaactaCTAAAAATCATCCAAAAATTATACCATCAAAAAACAAATACGGCATACTCAAAAATAAACCAGCAGAAATAGTGGACTATAACAACTGCATGAGTGGCATTGACCGCAGTGATCAAATGGTCAGCTATTACTCGTCTCCGAGAAAATCGGCAAGATGGTATAAGAAAGTATTGTACCATATGTTAGACATTACTACAtggaattcatattttatttacaaaaaacattttaatacaaatttaagctTTAAGCAATTTCGTGATcagctaattaaaaatttgataggACTTCCAATGCAAACTACAGCAACagatctatttaaaattaaaaaaacaaaaattcaagcACCTGAAAACAATCACTATGCAGAAAAAATTCCCATAccacaaaattataaaagactcacatactttaaaaattgcattcagTGTTACAAAACTAAAATACGAAAACAAACATCATTTCAATGTAAAGTCTGTGGTAAACCTCTTTGTCCTGGGAGATGTTTTGAAGAATggcataattataatcaataa
- the LOC132925982 gene encoding uncharacterized protein LOC132925982, whose translation MKRLRIAKPYGPNCIVQKVECTNHLLRNYINRLRDLTSKRKNSKGEPIPGYLRKIIQTRLLRLRYAVTEAVKYNRQLQTNIPYETRLMVLKSDLVNGPNHVFGDHTNCRQYFCQGTKEGEDNLVDELKRFELWDDIVRARNLLTYHTESLMYNFNNNAAELYNSILAKFIGGKRINFSHKGSYELRCNAAVTAYNEGANRLSSFNKQITDKSPGMYTKQYIKKSTKRIENHSRRRCLFKTSERTKTAAKPLTNTGPDENYGNVLHDPFLDLTENQIEVYKRDYLDKLSLSESQIKILEMRTRRQHQCEEWCIERKKRLTASIFGKVCKMRDKTSHAKTVNDILFGTFTGNAATRYGIANEVIAKEQLEDLLKTKIQSAGLVVDKNIPFIAASPDGILDDESLVEIKCPASAKELAPEDAIQSKKIKYCSIKDGTLYLKRNDNYYYQVQGQLHISQKTYCYFCVWTPKGLMYEKIKRDDDFWKNNMETKIKTFYLENLLPALIKENLMQ comes from the exons ATGAAACGTTTACGCATTGCTAAGCCATATGGACCTAATTGCATTGTACAAAAAGTTGAATGTACTAACCATTTATTGCGAAACTACATCAACCGATTAAGAGATTTAACAAGCAAACGGAAAAATTCGAAAGGTGAGCCAATACCGGGTTATcttagaaaaattattcaaactCGTCTGTTACGATTACGATACGCTGTCACCGAAGCTGTAAAATATAATCGACAACTTCAAACAAATATACCATATGAAACCCGATTAATGGTTCTAAaatcagatttagtaaatgggCCCAACCATGTGTTTGGAGATCATACCAACTGTAGACAGTACTTCTGCCAGGGCACAAAAGAAG gtgAAGATAATCTTGTCGATGAACTAAAGCGATTCGAACTATGGGATGATATTGTACGTGCTAGAAATTTACTGACTTACCACACGGAAAgtcttatgtataattttaataataacgcgGCAGAACTGTATAACTCAATCTTGGCCAAATTTATCGGAGGAAAACGGATTAACTTTTCTCACAAAg GTTCTTATGAGCTTCGATGCAATGCGGCAGTTACAGCTTATAACGAAGGAGCTAATCGTCTATCttcttttaataaacaaataaccgATAAAAGCCCTGGTATGTATACtaaacaatacattaaaaaaagtacGAAAAGAATTGAAAATCATAGCCGACGTCGATGCCTTTTTAAAACATCTGAACGCACAAAAACTGCTGCCAAACCACTGACCAATACTGGACCAGATGAAAATTACGGAAATGTATTACACGACCCGTTCTTAGATTTAACTGAAAATCAAATTGAAGTATATAAGCGTGATTACTtggataaattatcattatctgagagtcaaataaaaatattggaaatgAGAACAAGAAGGCAACACCAGTGTGAAGAATGGTGTATTGAAAGGAAAAAACg ACTTACAGCATCTATTTTCGGGAAAGTTTGTAAAATGCGTGATAAAACGTCACATGCTAAAACTGTGAACGATATTTTATTTGGCACATTCACTGGAAATGCCGCCACTAGGTATGGAATTGCCAATGAAGTAATCGCTAAAGAACAGCTAGAAGACCTTCTAAAGACAAAAATACAATCTGCTGGTTTAGTTGTTGACAAAAATATACCATTTATAGCCGCCTCCCCTGACGGAATACTAGACGATGAATCGCTAGTAGAAATTAAATGTCCAGCTAGTGCCAAAGAACTTGCACCAGAAGATGCTatacaaagtaaaaaaattaaatattgctcAATTAAGGACGGGACATTGTACTTAAAACgcaacgataattattattatcaagttcAGGGTCAACTGCACATCAGTCAAAAGACTTATTGCTATTTTTGTGTATGGACCCCAAAAG GTTtgatgtatgaaaaaataaaacgagacgatgatttttggaaaaataacatGGAGACcaaaattaaaacgttttatttagaaaatctCTTACCAGCCTTAATCAAAGaaaatttaatgcaataa
- the LOC132925983 gene encoding zinc finger MYM-type protein 1-like: MSNTNKPLSGFQKRKKNLEKLLKEKELLRKVPKMDSFFASSRSNNLNVLVSNDCSEDNQPERVSEKEKSPQNLISENIITQNERSISDDPAKWVLDDATIEYLVLNGVKQNMDIDFSSSKRQYADTTRFLSLSLFSRKLPNGEIQPRPWLIFSKTKGTVFCAPCKLFKKSGSLSNDEGYNDWKNAGQRMKEHENSDDHRSACAKLLARKNAGGRIDERLVLQMEEEIKYWHEVLRRVVAVVRSLSARGLPFRGSEEKFGLRNSGNYIMSLELLAEFDPFLNIHIKRYGNKGSGTTSYLSSKVCDEIIDIMAKKVISTIVTEIRQAKYFSISIDSTPDISHVDQLSFIVRYVSKEGCPIERFIRFIPNCSHKAKDMATIVLQTLKNYDLDIANCRGQSYDNASNMSGAYSGLQARIKEVNSLAVFVPCSAHSLNLVGSCAAESCEAAISFFSNLQALYNFFSISTHRWGLLVSKLKPNSTVLKSLSQTRWSAQGDACKSLCISWIEIMEALKIIANDMSEKPSTRFEASGLLNCFGSLEMCFLTLMWNDVLERFNKVSKSLQSVDIGLGTVVELYHSLVTYLEGIREDGIFDIYESRAIELSGEQNYTYDLKRKPKRKVQFDEVKRNDTELSGRNRFRVTTYKVIIDRLITELQRRGTAYEKLSNKFDFLTKLNILNTQEVCEGAFNLKDFYPGDLDENIKNECLHLQAHLLSTEATKEKKMSSLELYKFILENGFIDIYPNIGISLRMLLSTPVSNCSAERSFSALKRIKNYLRSNTEEKRLTSLAVLYIESEVMQAVDYSEVIRSFAEQKARRVKIC, from the coding sequence ATGTCTAATACCAACAAACCATTGAGTGGGttccaaaaaagaaaaaagaatttAGAGAAATTGCTGAAAGAAAAAGAGCTTCTTCGTAAAGTTCCTAAAATGGATTCGTTCTTTGCCTCTTCTagatctaataatttaaatgtattagtatCTAATGATTGTAGTGAAGACAATCAACCAGAAAGAGTATCTGAAAAAGAAAAGTCACCTCAAAACttaatttcagaaaatattatCACTCAAAACGAGAGATCTATTAGTGATGATCCTGCCAAGTGGGTACTGGATGATGCTACAATTGAATACTTAGTTCTAAATGGTGTTAAACAAAATATGGACATTGATTTTTCATCTTCAAAACGTCAGTATGCAGATACTACCAGATTTCTATCACTATCACTTTTCAGTCGGAAATTACCGAATGGTGAAATACAACCTCGGCCttggttaatattttcaaagaccAAAGGTACTGTTTTCTGCGCTCCTtgtaaactgtttaaaaaatcGGGGTCTTTATCAAATGATGAAGGATATAACGACTGGAAAAATGCAGGTCAGAGAATGAAAGAACATGAAAACTCAGATGATCATAGATCTGCATGTGCTAAACTGTTGGCGAGAAAGAACGCTGGTGGTAGGATTGACGAGAGACTTGTACTTCAAATGGAAGAAGAAATTAAATACTGGCATGAAGTTTTGAGGCGTGTTGTTGCTGTTGTAAGATCATTGTCTGCACGTGGATTGCCATTTAGAGGTTCGGAGGAAAAATTTGGATTAAGAAATAGCGGAAACTATATCATGTCTTTAGAACTTTTAGCTGAGTTTGATCCTTTTCTAAATATACACATCAAGCGTTATGGGAACAAAGGCTCTGGTACAACATCATACCTTTCATCTAAGGTGTGTGACGAAATTATTGATATCATGGCAAAAAAAGTCATTAGTACGATTGTAACGGAGATACGACaagctaaatatttttctatatcaaTAGACTCGACTCCTGACATCTCCCACGTAGATCAGCTTTCATTCATAGTGCGATATGTATCTAAAGAAGGATGTCCCATTGAACGATTCATTAGGTTCATACCAAACTGTAGCCATAAAGCTAAAGACATGGCCACCATCGTTCTTCAAACGCTGAAAAATTATGACTTGGATATTGCTAACTGTCGTGGACAATCGTATGACAACGCAAGCAACATGTCCGGTGCATATTCTGGTCTACAAGCGAGAATAAAAGAAGTGAATTCTTTGGCAGTTTTCGTCCCTTGTTCAGCTCATTCACTAAATCTTGTAGGATCGTGTGCTGCTGAATCTTGTGAGGCAGCTATATCTTTTTTCAGTAACTTGCAAgcattgtacaattttttttcgatcTCGACACACAGATGGGGATTGTTAGTTTCGAAACTGAAGCCAAATTCAACAGTTTTGAAAAGCCTTTCTCAGACAAGGTGGTCTGCTCAAGGCGATGCTTGTAAAAGTCTTTGTATTTCCTGGATCGAAATCATGGAAGCTCTTAAGATCATCGCCAATGACATGAGTGAAAAACCATCGACGCGTTTTGAGGCTTCGGGTCTTCTTAATTGCTTTGGCTCACTAGAAATGTGTTTTCTGACTTTAATGTGGAATGATGTACTTGAAAGATTTAATAAAGTGAGCAAATCTCTGCAATCTGTAGACATTGGACTAGGTACTGTTGTTGAACTGTATCATTCTTTAGTTACGTATCTTGAAGGTATACGAGAAGACGGAATATTCGATATTTATGAATCAAGAGCTATAGAGTTAAGTGGTGAACAAAACTATACATATGATTTGAAAAGAAAACCTAAACGAAAAGTACAGTTTGATGAAGTAAAAAGAAATGATACCGAACTCTCAGGCAGGAATAGATTCAGAGTTACCAcctataaagtaattattgacAGGTTGATTACTGAACTACAGAGACGTGGCACAGCTTatgaaaaattaagtaataagtttGACTTTCTTACAAagctcaatattttaaatactcaagAAGTTTGCGAAGGAGCATTTAATCTAAAAGACTTTTATCCAGGGGATTTGGACGAGAATATAAAAAACGAATGTTTGCATTTACAAGCTCATTTGTTATCCACAGAAgctacaaaagaaaaaaaaatgtcatcacTGGagctatataaatttattttagaaaacggttttatagacatttatccAAATATAGGAATATCACTTAGGATGCTGTTGAGTACCCCTGTATCAAACTGCTCAGCTGAACGGTCATTTTCGGctcttaaaagaataaaaaattatttaagatcaAATACAGAGGAAAAAAGACTTACTTCACTCGCCGTGTTATACATTGAGTCAGAAGTAATGCAAGCAGTGGACTACAGTGAAGTGATACGTTCTTTCGCAGAACAAAAAGCTCGACGTGTAAAAAtttgttaa
- the LOC132925985 gene encoding LOW QUALITY PROTEIN: uncharacterized protein LOC132925985 (The sequence of the model RefSeq protein was modified relative to this genomic sequence to represent the inferred CDS: inserted 2 bases in 1 codon; deleted 1 base in 1 codon) → MRSDQVSILRSTITNFNETITTFNDNKLLFDKNMKKIENTINTMSIELADENKQIIILRLISLIENNISELDIFVTRLQRIISNVQTNKLDVFIITPDQFLSEIKRMENILPENLQFPIKFNEDNIQEIYKILHIDLHPMNDRLKFSIKIPLCIIDIFKLYYILPIYIPINELGQFIHMTENPMYLITDDLVTNYFIWSNINNCVKVANTFVCGFNEIIHNSVTDPTCVTEILKNSIAKPTQCDTYITEFKKELWYPSYFKNNWYFVCVKPTIITIICNKRSFIHRLTLKSSGKLFLKAGCLAQTXQGVIITEQILESSFVTQPLELSLLNDSCCNIAVNRLYPKPIHLDEIKNLIKSLSIK, encoded by the exons atgcgTTCTG ACCAAGTTTCTATTTTAAGGAGcacaataacaaattttaatgaaaccataacaacatttaatgacaataaattattatttgataaaaatatgaaaaaaattgaaaacactaTTAACACCATGAGTATTGAATTAGCAgacgaaaataaacaaattattattctaagatTAATATCcctgattgaaaataatattagtgaatTAGATATATTTGTAACGAGGTTACAAAGAATAATTTCAAACGTTCAAACGAATAAATtggatgtttttataattacaccaGATCAGTTTTTGTCGGAAATAAAACGAATGGAAAATATCCTGCCGGAAAATTTACAATTccctataaaatttaatgaagataatatacaagaaatatacaaaatattacacataGACCTTCACCCAATGAACGATAgactaaaattttcaataaaaattccatTATGTATCAtcgacattttcaaattatattatattctaccgaTATATATTCCAATCAATGAATTAGGACAATTTATACATATGACTGAAAATCCAATGTACTTAATAACAGACGATTTGgtgacaaattattttatttggtcaAATATCAATAACTGTGTAAAAGTTGCTAACACTTTTGTTTGTGGTTTTAATGAAATCATACACAATAGTGTTACTGATCCCACTTGTGtaacagaaatattaaaaaattctatagcCAAACCTACCCAATGTGATACTTATAtcactgaattt aaaaaagagtTATGGTACCcatcatatttcaaaaataattggtaCTTTGTATGTGTAAAGCCTACTATAATCacgataatttgtaataaacgaTCTTTTATTCATAGGCTAACATTAAAAAGTTCTGGTAAATTATTCCTGAAAGCTGGTTGTCTTGCTCAAAC ACAGGGCGTTATAATAACAGAACAAATATTAGAATCGTCATTTGTAACACAACCTTTAGAGTTAAGCCTTTTAAATGATTCGTGCTGTAATATTGCAGTTAATCGACTATATCCGAAACCCATTCATttagatgaaattaaaaatttgataaagagTCTTTCGATAAAATAA